A genomic window from Glycine soja cultivar W05 chromosome 10, ASM419377v2, whole genome shotgun sequence includes:
- the LOC114370811 gene encoding cytochrome P450 93A3-like, with protein sequence MADFGDYFGLLFIWLASIFILRVILFTKSRIKSRLPPSPRALPVLGHLYLLTKLPHQAFHNISIRYGPLVYLLFGSKPCVLVSSPEMARQCLKTHETCFLNRPKRTNLDYITYGSSDFVLAPYGPYWSFMKRLCMTELLGGRMLHQHLPIREEETKLFFKSMMKKACFGEEVNIGKELAMLANNIITRMALGRRCCDDVEGEGDQLIELVKEMTELGGKFNLGDMLWFVKRLDLQGFGKRLESVRSRYDAIMEKIMKEHEDARKKEMGGDEAVRDLLDILLDIYNDESSEIGLTRENIKAFIMNMFGAGTETSATTIEWALAELINHPDIMLKARQEIDSVVGKNRLVEESDILNLPYVQSIVKETMRLHPTGPLIVRQSTEDCNVNGYDIPALTTLFVNVWAIGRDPNYWENPLEFKPERFLNEEGQSPLDLKGQHFELLSFGAGRRSCPGASLALQIIPNTLAGMIQCFEWKVGEEGKGMVDMEEGPGMALPRAHPLQCFPAARLHPFAEV encoded by the exons ATGGCTGATTTTGGTGACTATTTTGGGTTGCTTTTCATTTGGCTAGCCTCCATCTTCATTTTACGTGTAATATTATTCACAAAGTCTCGCATCAAGTCACGTCTACCCCCAAGTCCTAGAGCCCTCCCTGTGTTAGGACACCTCTACCTCCTCACCAAGCTCCCCCACCAAGCATtccacaacatctcaatacgtTATGGTCCTTTGGTCTACCTCTTGTTCGGTTCCAAGCCTTGTGTTCTTGTTTCATCACCCGAAATGGCAAGACAATGCCTCAAAACCCACGAAACATGTTTCCTAAACCGACCCAAAAGAACCAATTTGGACTACATCACATACGGTTCTTCAGATTTTGTGTTGGCACCCTATGGACCCTATTGGAGCTTCATGAAGAGGCTTTGCATGACTGAACTCCTCGGTGGCCGCATGCTTCACCAGCACCTTCCCATtagagaagaagaaacaaagctgTTTTTTAAGAGTATGATGAAAAAGGCTTGTTTTGGAGAGGAGGTGAACATAGGGAAGGAGCTAGCCATGTTGGCAAATAACATAATCACAAGGATGGCTTTGGGAAGAAGGTGTTGTGATGATGTTGAAGGGGAGGGGGACCAATTGATTGAGTTGGTGAAAGAGATGACTGAGCTAGGTGGGAAGTTCAACTTGGGAGACATGTTGTGGTTTGTTAAGAGGTTGGATTTGCAGGGGTTTGGTAAAAGGCTTGAGAGTGTTAGGAGTAGGTATGATGCCATAATGGAGAAGATCATGAAGGAGCATGAAGAtgcaagaaagaaggaaatgGGTGGAGATGAAGCAGTGAGGGATTTACTTGATATTCTACTTGATATCTATAATGATGAAAGTTCAGAGATTGGATTAACGAGAGAAAATATCAAGGCCTTCATTAtg AACATGTTTGGTGCTGGAACTGAGACATCAGCCACTACAATAGAATGGGCTTTGGCTGAGCTAATAAACCATCCAGATATCATGTTAAAAGCAAGGCAAGAGATTGATTCAGTGGTTGGTAAGAATagattggtggaggaatcagATATTCTCAACCTTCCCTATGTTCAGTCCATAGTGAAGGAAACAATGAGGCTTCACCCGACAGGGCCCTTAATAGTGAGGCAATCCACTGAAGACTGTAATGTTAATGGGTATGACATTCCAGCATTGACCACTTTGTTTGTAAATGTGTGGGCCATTGGTAGGGACCCTAACTATTGGGAAAATCCACTTGAGTTTAAGCCAGAGAGGTTCCTTAACGAAGAGGGACAGAGTCCTTTGGATCTGAAGGGGCAGCATTTTGAACTTTTGTCATTTGGAGCTGGGAGAAGAAGCTGCCCTGGTGCTTCACTAGCTTTGCAGATTATTCCCAACACCCTAGCTGGAATGATTCAGTGTTTTGAATGGAAGGTTGGTGAAGAAGGGAAGGGAATGGTTGACATGGAAGAGGGACCAGGAATGGCCCTTCCTAGGGCACATCCCTTGCAATGTTTCCCTGCGGCTAGACTCCATCCTTTTGCTGAAGTCTAA
- the LOC114371424 gene encoding uncharacterized protein LOC114371424 produces the protein MNPEGSSIPLTLPLFDGKSYHLWAFRMEAYLEVGDLWEAVEDVYEVEPLPDNPTVAQIKNHKERKQRKSKAKATLLAAVSSTILARIMTLKTANQIWDFLKQEYEGNEKVKDARIVQKILVTIPEKFEATIASLENSRNLSSITLAELLNALQAQEQRRLMRQEGYVEGAFQARSQNYKGGKNNKKKQSNNKNGQSSKTRHVERICKTQQQQQGEAKASEDQPMEEQLFVASCFATNTTTESWLIDSGCTNHMAYDRELFKELDETTISKVRIGNGALIAVKGKGTVAIEGHSDANNIEMIKVQMKGKSFVLDLMNEEQQAVVHKEDDNTML, from the exons ATGAATCCAGAAGGTTCATCCATTCCACTTACACTTCCGTTGTTTGATGGTAAAAGTTATCATCTCTGGGCTTTTAGAATGGAAGCCTATCTCGAAGTAGGTGATTTGTGGGAAGCTGTTGAAGATGTGTACGAAGTCGAACCCTTGCCGGACAATCCAACGGTtgctcaaataaaaaatcacaaagAAAGGAAGCAGAGAAAGTCAAAAGCAAAAGCAACTTTGCTTGCAGCAGTTTCATCCACCATTCTAGCCAGAATAATGACACTTAAAACAGCCAATCAGATTTGGGACTTTTTGAAACAAGAGTATGAAGGAAATGAAAAGGTTAAAG ATGCTAGAATTGTTCAAAAAATTCTAGTCACAATACCTGAAAAGTTTGAAGCCACAATTGCATCTCTGGAGAATTCAAGGAATTTGTCAAGCATTACATTGGCTGAATTGTTGAATGCACTACAAGCACAAGAACAAAGGAGGCTTATGAGGCAAGAAGGGTATGTTGAGGGTGCTTTTCAGGCCAGATCACAGAATTACAAAGGAGGCAAAAATAACAAGAAGAAGCAGAGCAACAACAAAAATGGCCAAAGCAGCAAGACAC GACATGTGGAAAGAATATGCAagactcaacaacaacaacaaggagAAGCCAAGGCTTCTGAAGATCAGCCTATGGAGGAGCAGCTATTTGTAGCATCATGCTTTGCAACCAACACCACTACGGAGAGCTGGCTTATAGACAGTGGTTGCACAAATCACATGGCTTATGATCGTGAACTTTTCAAAGAATTGGACGAGACAACTATTTCCAAAGTCAGAATTGGAAATGGAGCACTTATTGCAGTAAAAGGCAAGGGAACGGTTGCAATTGAAGGCCACTCAG ATGCAAACAACAtagaaatgatcaaagttcaaatgaAAGGCAAGAGTTTTGTCTTGGACTTGATGAATGAGGAGCAGCAAGCAGTTGTACACAAAGAGGATGATAATACAATGCTTTAG